One segment of Zonotrichia albicollis isolate bZonAlb1 unplaced genomic scaffold, bZonAlb1.hap1 Scaffold_95, whole genome shotgun sequence DNA contains the following:
- the LOC141728117 gene encoding uncharacterized protein LOC141728117: protein MGPPGRDGLQGPVGLPGPSGPPGGAGDDGDKGEGAEPGPKGPKGAKGEHVRTLGAVGQPGAAGADGEPGARGPQGHFGVKGDEGTRGFNGAPGPIGLQGSPGPAGDKGEIGDVGPLGPPGPPGPRGPAGASRADGPQGPPGGVGNLGPPGEKGDPGESGTPGIQGEPGIKGPVGDRGAKGEPGAAGAAGAAGGRGKPGEPGPKGNPGPVGFPGDPGAPGPRGQDGAKGERGEDGEPGETVDFR, encoded by the exons ATGGGACCCCCCGGCCGGGATGGGCTCCAGGGCCCCGTGGGGCTGCCGGGACCCTCGGGacccccgggaggagccggggacGACGGCGACAAG GGCGAGGGGGCCGAGCCGGGCCCCAAAGGCCCCAAAGGCGCCAAGGGGGAGCACGTGA GGACCCTCGGGGCCGTGGGACAGCCGGGAGCCGCC ggcgCTGATGGGGAGCCGGGGGCTCGGGGACCCCAAGGCCATTTTGGGGTGAAGGGGGACGAGGGCACGAGGGGCTTCAACGGCGCCCCCGGGCCCATCGGGCtgcag GGCTCTCCGGGTCCGGCCGGTGACAAGGGCGAGATCGGCGACGTGGGACCGCTG GGTCCCCCAGGTCCCCCcgggccccgcggccccgccggaGCCTCCAGAGCCGAC GGACCCCAAGGACCCCCAGGGGGTGTCGGGAATTTGGGACCCCCGGGAGAGAAG gGCGATCCCGGCGAATCCGGAACTCCGGGAATTCAGGGAGAACCCGGGATCAAG GGTCCTGTCGGGGACCGAGGGGCCAAAGGAGAGCCCGGAGCCGCCGGAGCCGCCGGAGCCGCGGGCGGGAGAGGAAAACCCGGGGAGCCCGGGCCCAAAGGGAACCCC GGTCCCGTTGGATTCCCGGGAGACCCCGGAGCCCCCGGACCCAGG GGCCAGGATGGAGCCAAGGGCGAGCGCGGAGAGGACGGAGAGCCCGGGGAGACG